The following coding sequences are from one Elusimicrobium minutum Pei191 window:
- a CDS encoding LA_2272 family surface repeat-containing protein, which produces MRNLKFLIIFLLMAASAPVVFAQTEQVFQAEPVFEQEGYTTPFKLSIWNSWAVPPDATTIYILDLGLLGSGTFELLEKTKHYGLHAAPVYAFGNDFNGVQISPMFTLTRDLNGISVSGLISVNTKFNGILISALTYSEKGGRGFQLSPLAAMCGKECTIYGLQAAPFNWGKVQGLQLGAVNFNKAVKGLQAGLINSGADEINGLQIGCINKIDLLKNGVQLGIINYAGRMEKGVQIGAINVSPEGFLIVSPLVNARF; this is translated from the coding sequence ATGCGAAATTTAAAATTTCTTATTATTTTTTTATTGATGGCAGCGTCAGCCCCAGTCGTTTTCGCGCAGACGGAACAGGTGTTTCAAGCCGAACCCGTATTTGAGCAGGAAGGCTATACCACGCCCTTTAAGCTTTCAATCTGGAACAGCTGGGCCGTTCCGCCCGACGCTACCACGATATATATACTTGATTTAGGTTTACTCGGTTCGGGCACGTTTGAACTTTTGGAAAAAACAAAGCATTACGGCCTTCATGCCGCACCGGTATACGCGTTTGGAAACGATTTTAACGGGGTGCAGATTTCTCCCATGTTTACGCTTACAAGGGACTTAAACGGAATAAGCGTTTCCGGTTTAATAAGCGTTAACACAAAATTTAACGGAATTTTGATATCAGCGCTTACCTACTCTGAAAAAGGCGGAAGAGGATTCCAATTATCGCCGTTAGCGGCTATGTGCGGCAAAGAATGCACTATTTACGGTTTACAGGCTGCTCCGTTTAACTGGGGTAAAGTACAAGGCTTGCAATTAGGCGCGGTAAACTTCAATAAAGCCGTAAAAGGTTTGCAGGCGGGCCTTATTAACAGCGGAGCAGATGAAATAAACGGGCTGCAAATAGGCTGTATTAATAAAATAGATTTATTAAAAAACGGCGTACAACTTGGTATTATTAACTACGCTGGCAGGATGGAAAAAGGCGTGCAGATCGGCGCCATAAACGTAAGTCCGGAAGGATTTTTAATAGTTTCCCCTCTTGTTAACGCAAGATTTTAA
- a CDS encoding dihydrodipicolinate reductase gives MTGKIKVAQYGCGKMAVYTMRYIYEKGGEVIAAFDVNPKVIGKDIGEIMGGGKKGVIVKDAKEADAVLAQLKPNACIIETMSLFKDVYDAFYACAKNGVNAISTCEEAFFPQNSSPKMTAELDALAKKTNCTLCGSGYQDVFWGNLITTLAGATHSIKKIKGKSSYNVEDYGIALAKAHGAGLDLDAFAKEVSSADNIPEEERKRLIDSGEFLPSYMWNVNGWLCSSLGLTVVSQTQKTVPQTYKNDLQSSTLNMTIPAGHATGMSAVVTTKTKEGIVLETECIGKVYAPEEFDQNDWIIEGEPKTQVTINRPNTVELTCATVVNRLPDLISAEPGYTTTEKMPVNKYRVKPLNEYLK, from the coding sequence ATGACAGGGAAAATTAAAGTAGCGCAGTACGGCTGCGGTAAAATGGCAGTTTATACCATGAGATATATTTATGAGAAAGGCGGCGAAGTCATTGCCGCGTTTGACGTTAACCCAAAAGTTATAGGCAAAGATATAGGGGAAATAATGGGGGGCGGCAAAAAAGGCGTTATTGTTAAGGACGCTAAGGAAGCAGACGCTGTTTTAGCCCAACTAAAACCAAACGCATGTATTATTGAAACGATGAGTTTGTTTAAAGATGTTTATGACGCTTTTTACGCCTGTGCCAAAAACGGCGTTAACGCTATATCAACTTGTGAGGAGGCTTTCTTTCCGCAAAACTCAAGCCCTAAAATGACGGCTGAACTTGACGCGTTGGCTAAAAAAACAAACTGTACTCTTTGCGGCAGCGGATACCAGGACGTATTTTGGGGCAATCTGATAACAACGCTTGCAGGGGCCACGCATTCGATTAAAAAAATTAAAGGCAAATCAAGTTATAACGTTGAAGATTACGGTATAGCTCTAGCCAAAGCGCACGGAGCAGGACTTGATTTAGATGCTTTTGCTAAGGAAGTTTCTTCGGCGGATAATATTCCCGAAGAGGAAAGAAAAAGGCTTATAGACTCGGGCGAATTTTTGCCTTCTTATATGTGGAACGTAAACGGCTGGTTATGCTCAAGCCTTGGACTTACGGTTGTAAGCCAAACGCAAAAAACAGTTCCCCAAACATATAAGAATGATTTGCAAAGCTCAACCTTAAACATGACAATCCCGGCGGGTCACGCCACGGGCATGTCTGCGGTGGTTACAACAAAGACTAAAGAAGGTATTGTTTTGGAAACTGAGTGCATAGGAAAAGTTTACGCGCCCGAAGAGTTTGACCAAAACGACTGGATTATTGAAGGCGAACCCAAAACCCAGGTAACAATCAACAGGCCTAATACCGTTGAGCTTACCTGCGCTACAGTAGTTAACCGTTTACCTGATTTAATAAGCGCGGAACCGGGTTATACAACTACGGAAAAAATGCCCGTAAATAAATACAGGGTAAAACCGCTTAATGAGTATTTGAAATAA
- a CDS encoding epoxyqueuosine reductase QueH, whose translation MKKTLLLSCCAPCSAAVIEKLTLEKKAFSVLFYNPNIAPFEEYEKRKEENKKLCRKYNINFIELHYDNAAWHEFIKGLEREPERGERCKKCFLFRLKKAAIYAKENNFDSFTSVLGVSKYKKLEDVNQISVLLSKEFDILFDDTNWRKNGLEERRRELIKQENLYSQKYCGCVYSQNKKP comes from the coding sequence ATGAAAAAAACACTTTTGCTTTCCTGCTGCGCGCCGTGTTCGGCCGCGGTTATAGAAAAACTGACCTTGGAAAAGAAAGCTTTTTCCGTCCTGTTTTATAACCCCAATATCGCCCCTTTTGAGGAGTATGAAAAAAGGAAAGAAGAAAATAAAAAACTTTGCCGGAAATATAATATTAATTTTATAGAATTGCACTACGACAACGCCGCCTGGCATGAATTTATAAAAGGCCTTGAGAGAGAACCCGAACGCGGAGAAAGATGCAAAAAATGCTTTCTTTTTCGTCTAAAAAAAGCGGCTATTTACGCTAAAGAAAACAATTTTGATTCTTTTACTTCCGTTTTAGGAGTGTCAAAATATAAAAAGCTTGAGGATGTTAATCAAATTTCCGTTCTTTTGAGCAAAGAATTCGACATACTGTTTGACGATACCAACTGGCGCAAAAACGGCCTTGAAGAAAGAAGACGCGAGCTTATTAAACAGGAAAATCTATATTCCCAAAAATACTGCGGCTGTGTATACTCACAAAATAAAAAACCTTAG
- a CDS encoding type IV pilin protein, producing MKKAFTLIELLVVVLIIGILAAIALPQYNAAVLKSRTAEAFLNIRALADAQERFFLATGSFAASFDELDITIGSNCSENICLTSQFKYELQVDGNAVAFYLRGGITTETLTLLKRYSTETSKYPVKHNQIACIHRSKPEFIKVCKSLAGAGAIEVSSGFTNGGAFIWS from the coding sequence ATGAAAAAAGCATTTACACTTATAGAACTTTTGGTAGTTGTGTTAATTATAGGAATACTTGCGGCTATAGCTTTACCGCAATATAACGCCGCGGTTTTAAAATCAAGAACAGCGGAGGCTTTTTTAAATATACGAGCGCTCGCTGACGCGCAGGAAAGGTTTTTCCTTGCTACAGGCTCTTTTGCAGCTTCTTTTGACGAGCTTGACATTACGATTGGCTCAAACTGCAGCGAAAATATTTGTTTAACCTCACAGTTTAAATATGAATTGCAAGTGGACGGTAACGCTGTAGCTTTTTATTTAAGAGGCGGTATCACTACAGAAACGCTTACTCTTTTAAAACGGTACAGTACCGAAACATCAAAATATCCAGTAAAACACAACCAAATCGCCTGTATTCACAGGAGTAAGCCGGAATTTATAAAAGTTTGCAAATCACTTGCCGGAGCGGGAGCCATTGAGGTATCTAGCGGATTTACAAACGGCGGTGCTTTTATTTGGAGTTAA
- a CDS encoding type IV pilin protein — translation MKKRGFTLIEIAVVVLVIAILAAAALPQYRKSLERSRAAEAFDILTEIRNKQEARDLLGTGTAKGYTVKFSDLGEVIAGKNSTTNTLDTSLFTYTLSNNPYPQAYAKRKDMDYSIVQTKGYQDSALCCLGRDCKVVDSVLKGCEKTACLTTCATGYKKTGYFFSEDGPCCEAKTSCPTTCPTGQKRSSVQYTEDGACCVAKTSCPTTCPTGQQRTSVQYSEDGACCVSKTSCPATCPAGQKRSSVQYTEDGACCVAKTSCPTTCPAGEERTSSQYYEDGACCKTATVYTCSGASSQACGNCGTQTRTCDTSTGTWSAWSSCSGEGVCSPGATQSCTGGTQTCSSTCAWGSCEVVSKSCSGASTQTCGKCGTQTRTCDTTTGVWSDWGSCSGEGECIPGEKRDYGCGSKSGTNWAVCGSDCKMGEPENKCSACEGKSTQSCTCNGIQTRTCNESTGTWSAWGACEGGQNPSNTASTTTKCSFNKTIRYSYGDMYSSSTGVAYTINGTKTKSWNKYTCQWQESKCSGMIWVSLGQPAAVGQGALCRSTQACSAPGTGWTYVGGSCNGSSLLRCSSSPSDSCYLYNCQNVSQ, via the coding sequence ATGAAGAAACGAGGATTCACCTTAATAGAAATAGCTGTAGTAGTTTTAGTAATAGCTATTTTAGCTGCGGCAGCTTTGCCGCAGTACAGAAAGTCGTTAGAACGCTCAAGAGCTGCCGAAGCTTTTGACATCCTTACAGAGATAAGGAATAAACAAGAAGCCAGGGATTTACTTGGCACGGGGACGGCCAAAGGCTATACTGTAAAGTTTAGCGATTTGGGGGAAGTAATAGCGGGTAAAAATTCCACAACAAACACATTAGACACAAGCCTGTTTACTTATACGCTTTCAAATAACCCATATCCGCAGGCATATGCCAAAAGGAAGGATATGGATTATTCGATAGTTCAGACAAAGGGGTATCAAGACAGTGCGTTATGTTGTTTGGGAAGGGATTGTAAAGTTGTAGACAGCGTTTTAAAAGGGTGTGAGAAGACAGCGTGCCTTACAACATGCGCAACGGGATATAAAAAAACGGGGTACTTTTTTTCGGAGGACGGGCCTTGCTGTGAAGCAAAAACGTCGTGTCCGACAACATGTCCTACGGGACAAAAGAGAAGTAGCGTGCAGTATACGGAAGACGGAGCGTGCTGCGTAGCCAAAACATCATGCCCGACAACATGTCCTACAGGCCAGCAGAGGACAAGCGTACAATATAGTGAAGACGGAGCATGCTGCGTATCAAAAACGTCGTGTCCCGCAACATGTCCTGCAGGGCAAAAAAGAAGCAGCGTGCAGTATACGGAAGACGGAGCGTGCTGCGTAGCCAAAACATCATGCCCGACAACATGTCCCGCAGGTGAAGAAAGAACTTCTTCCCAGTATTATGAGGACGGAGCTTGTTGTAAAACAGCTACTGTATATACATGTTCGGGCGCAAGCAGCCAGGCTTGCGGCAACTGCGGAACGCAGACAAGAACATGTGATACTTCAACCGGCACATGGAGCGCGTGGAGTTCATGCTCGGGAGAAGGCGTTTGCAGCCCTGGTGCGACGCAAAGTTGTACAGGCGGCACGCAAACATGTTCAAGCACTTGCGCGTGGGGCAGTTGTGAAGTAGTATCAAAAAGTTGTTCGGGCGCGTCCACGCAAACTTGCGGTAAATGCGGCACGCAGACAAGAACGTGTGATACCACAACAGGAGTATGGAGCGATTGGGGCAGTTGTTCGGGAGAAGGTGAATGTATACCCGGTGAAAAGAGAGATTACGGTTGCGGCTCTAAATCAGGAACAAACTGGGCTGTTTGCGGCTCAGACTGTAAAATGGGTGAGCCTGAAAACAAATGCTCAGCCTGTGAAGGAAAGAGCACCCAGTCTTGTACTTGCAACGGAATCCAAACACGTACATGCAATGAATCAACAGGAACATGGAGTGCGTGGGGAGCATGTGAAGGAGGACAAAACCCTTCCAATACGGCTTCCACAACAACAAAATGCTCGTTTAATAAAACTATCCGATACTCTTATGGTGATATGTACAGTAGCAGTACAGGGGTAGCTTATACTATTAATGGCACTAAAACCAAAAGCTGGAATAAATATACTTGTCAGTGGCAGGAAAGTAAATGCAGCGGTATGATTTGGGTTTCTTTAGGCCAGCCTGCGGCCGTAGGCCAGGGCGCGCTTTGCCGAAGTACGCAGGCCTGTTCCGCTCCCGGAACGGGGTGGACTTACGTGGGCGGTTCGTGCAACGGAAGCAGTTTGTTAAGATGTTCGTCAAGCCCTAGTGATTCATGTTATTTGTATAATTGCCAAAATGTATCCCAATAA
- the lon gene encoding endopeptidase La, translated as MIAENKDYVKPDVNTLPAVLPAVAIRDVVMFPGMSLPLSVSRSKSIAAINLALDSNKYVVAVAQKEAEVEDPKAEDIYRFGVLSEITQSLKMPDGSIKVFLQGIARVKIEHLDFNNIANSWFASVFYPADEKVSGPEVTALMRQLLDEFEEYATVSRRIAVEGVSFFRQIEDPSRLADTIASNIIVKTSDRQDVLEAVNPKDRLELLIKILANEVEIISLEEKIHSKVRAQIEKNQKEYYLNEQMKAIQKELSQKDDFQKEIDELRSKIKKNGLPKNAKESAEKELDRLAKMAPFSPESTVSRTYLDWLVNMPWNSSTNDILDLKKAKEVMDADHYGLDKPKERILEYLAVSKLTNSLKGPILCFAGPPGVGKTSLAKSIASAVGRKFVRMSLGGVRDESEIRGHRRTYIGSMPGRIIQGISKAKSNNPVFLLDEIDKMGSDWRGDPAAALLELLDPEQNKDFSDHYLDVPFDVSKVMFITTANSLSSIPVTLRDRLEIIDFSGYTEYEKEAIAQNHLIPRQMKEHGLKEGSLEIGLPAVKLIMRDYVREAGVRNFEREISTICRKAAKMYVENCGKTVTVTKDNLHDFLGVPRYTNFTTEENGVGISTGLAWTSVGGETLSIEASEISDGKGRIMLTGKLGDVMKESVHAALTYARSKGYGKGIDFNKTDFHIHFPEGAVPKDGPSAGTAVTTALISLLTKNPVKKNLAMTGEVTITGRVLPIGGVKEKFMAAYREGVKTILYPHTNEKDVSEVPEVIRKQLKLIPVKHMDEIVKIAFEKGEPKSSFKKSKTAPKKESAKKAAKSKKPAVKKPAVKKTKQVKKTAKKKK; from the coding sequence ATGATAGCAGAAAATAAAGATTATGTAAAACCGGATGTTAATACGCTGCCTGCGGTTCTTCCGGCGGTTGCGATAAGGGACGTTGTTATGTTCCCCGGTATGTCGCTGCCATTATCCGTAAGCAGGTCCAAAAGCATAGCGGCTATAAACCTTGCGCTTGATTCAAATAAATATGTTGTTGCGGTAGCGCAAAAAGAAGCCGAAGTTGAAGACCCTAAGGCGGAAGATATTTACCGTTTCGGCGTGCTTAGCGAAATTACGCAAAGCCTTAAAATGCCCGACGGCAGCATAAAAGTTTTTTTACAAGGCATTGCCAGGGTTAAAATTGAGCACCTGGATTTTAACAATATCGCCAATTCATGGTTCGCGAGCGTTTTTTACCCCGCGGATGAAAAAGTATCCGGCCCTGAAGTTACCGCGCTTATGCGCCAGCTTCTTGATGAGTTTGAGGAATACGCAACAGTTTCACGCCGCATAGCGGTTGAAGGCGTTTCGTTTTTCAGACAAATTGAGGATCCTTCCCGCCTGGCTGATACCATAGCCAGCAATATTATAGTAAAAACATCCGACAGGCAGGACGTGCTTGAAGCAGTTAACCCTAAAGACAGGCTTGAACTGCTTATAAAAATTTTAGCTAATGAAGTGGAAATAATTTCTTTAGAGGAAAAAATCCATTCAAAAGTACGCGCTCAGATAGAAAAAAACCAAAAAGAATATTATCTTAACGAGCAAATGAAAGCAATTCAAAAAGAGCTTAGCCAAAAAGATGATTTCCAAAAAGAAATTGACGAGCTTCGCTCTAAAATTAAGAAAAACGGTCTTCCCAAAAACGCTAAAGAGTCCGCCGAAAAAGAATTGGACAGGCTTGCCAAAATGGCGCCTTTTTCACCTGAGTCAACTGTTTCACGCACATATTTGGACTGGCTTGTTAACATGCCGTGGAATTCAAGCACCAATGATATTTTGGACCTTAAAAAGGCCAAAGAAGTCATGGACGCCGACCACTACGGTTTAGATAAACCAAAAGAACGTATTTTGGAATATTTGGCTGTAAGCAAACTTACAAACAGCCTTAAAGGCCCTATACTTTGTTTCGCGGGTCCTCCGGGCGTGGGTAAAACATCTTTAGCAAAATCCATAGCAAGCGCAGTGGGCCGCAAGTTTGTGCGCATGTCTTTAGGAGGCGTAAGGGACGAAAGTGAAATAAGAGGCCACCGTAGAACTTACATAGGTTCAATGCCGGGCCGCATTATCCAAGGCATCAGCAAAGCCAAAAGCAATAACCCCGTTTTCCTGCTTGACGAAATAGATAAAATGGGTTCTGACTGGAGGGGCGATCCCGCCGCCGCGCTTTTGGAACTTTTAGATCCCGAGCAAAACAAAGATTTTTCCGATCATTACCTTGACGTTCCATTTGACGTAAGCAAAGTAATGTTTATTACTACGGCAAACTCTTTATCTTCAATACCTGTAACTTTGCGCGACAGGCTTGAGATTATAGACTTTTCGGGTTATACAGAATATGAAAAAGAAGCTATTGCCCAAAATCACCTTATACCCAGGCAGATGAAAGAGCACGGACTTAAAGAAGGTAGTCTTGAAATCGGGCTCCCCGCGGTTAAACTTATTATGCGTGATTATGTGAGGGAAGCCGGCGTAAGAAATTTTGAGCGTGAAATAAGCACAATTTGCCGTAAAGCTGCAAAGATGTATGTTGAAAACTGCGGAAAAACGGTAACCGTAACTAAAGATAATTTGCATGACTTCTTGGGCGTGCCGCGTTATACTAACTTTACCACGGAAGAAAACGGCGTCGGTATATCAACCGGGCTTGCCTGGACAAGCGTAGGAGGGGAAACCCTTTCTATAGAAGCAAGCGAAATATCCGATGGTAAAGGCAGAATTATGCTTACCGGCAAACTTGGCGACGTTATGAAAGAATCCGTTCACGCGGCTTTAACTTACGCGAGGTCAAAAGGTTACGGGAAAGGTATTGATTTTAATAAAACTGACTTTCACATACACTTCCCCGAAGGGGCGGTTCCTAAAGACGGGCCCAGCGCAGGCACGGCGGTAACAACGGCTTTAATAAGCTTGCTTACCAAAAACCCCGTTAAAAAGAACCTTGCCATGACGGGTGAAGTTACAATTACCGGGCGTGTGCTTCCTATAGGCGGAGTTAAGGAAAAGTTTATGGCCGCTTACAGGGAAGGGGTTAAAACCATCCTTTATCCCCACACTAACGAAAAAGACGTTTCGGAAGTGCCGGAGGTTATAAGAAAGCAATTAAAATTAATCCCTGTCAAGCATATGGATGAGATTGTAAAAATAGCTTTTGAAAAAGGGGAGCCTAAATCGTCTTTTAAAAAAAGCAAAACCGCGCCTAAAAAAGAGTCCGCTAAAAAAGCGGCTAAGTCGAAAAAGCCGGCGGTTAAGAAACCGGCTGTCAAAAAAACTAAACAGGTAAAAAAAACCGCTAAGAAAAAGAAATAA
- a CDS encoding SpoIID/LytB domain-containing protein: MKKHFILVNILLSLSCFASAQMVSTGYTRKPEIKLNETRIRKSSFEYVKSPKIIEASKLCAQGKWDECISGLAKISSSGEGNLISAEAETELAFVHLSLGNLQKALEHIDAAQMFDSENPFIFLAKSWILVSMGKYKESKEELERMLYLTADFEYVYSARLANAIAGMISKDGKSQEQFAYIYSTNPYLIGLSAYMIALESFNKGGKKNIQTAEIFAEQALTHDSSNFPAARLLAEIKYQQKDYDSAWKYYGSVYGKDVTDKKAAKRIKKLSKKEIKNRDLFITKLDKPIVRSYEQTPSSQQLRIALFADKKLSPVKLQSFEIVSSGGLTVYDEKLGEVFKSGAGIVETISFIPQTGGLIIKDSYGNTKFATKRNISLVPEKGRTILVKNPKGKDLYEADFSDRELKGVIEVNPSEEGMLIVNTAVLEDVLPALMAQGASSMTRRTEAMKAFAIVLRSRLANAIFSRADEHYHITDMEEGMQFLGVNMQSDEAVKAVEATRHVYITDSSVDFYSSCFIFNEEGISNSASAKKFAYTPSNIFRYIISNPPLDLLSAPQDATEWAGIKWAYYYDVADIQRRANSIKKIGNITGIEVSSVSDKGRVNHLTIKGKKDNLEIKDYGLITYVLGAGSTRSNSFVVIPFYKGKKFKNILLLGVDTGKGSGFCLAGAEGLEKKGETYLNILKYYYPGSGLVADTAPAEKVSSPNGNKTINEE; this comes from the coding sequence ATGAAAAAACATTTTATATTGGTAAATATTCTCTTATCTTTATCTTGCTTTGCGTCCGCCCAAATGGTTTCAACGGGATATACCCGCAAGCCGGAAATAAAACTTAATGAAACGCGTATAAGGAAATCCTCTTTTGAATACGTTAAATCCCCCAAAATTATAGAGGCCTCAAAATTATGCGCGCAAGGCAAATGGGACGAATGTATAAGCGGGCTTGCCAAAATTTCCTCCTCAGGTGAGGGAAACCTTATTTCCGCCGAGGCTGAAACTGAACTTGCTTTTGTACACCTTTCTTTGGGTAACTTGCAAAAAGCGCTTGAACATATTGACGCCGCCCAAATGTTTGATTCTGAAAATCCTTTTATATTTTTAGCTAAATCTTGGATTTTGGTAAGCATGGGCAAATATAAAGAAAGTAAAGAAGAGCTTGAAAGAATGCTGTATCTAACCGCCGATTTTGAATATGTTTACTCCGCCCGTTTGGCAAACGCTATAGCCGGTATGATTAGTAAAGACGGTAAATCCCAGGAACAGTTTGCTTATATTTACTCAACAAACCCGTATCTTATAGGCTTATCGGCATACATGATAGCGCTTGAAAGTTTTAATAAAGGCGGTAAAAAAAATATCCAAACGGCCGAAATCTTTGCCGAGCAGGCTTTAACGCATGATTCTTCCAACTTTCCTGCGGCCAGGCTTTTGGCGGAAATTAAATATCAACAAAAAGATTATGACTCGGCATGGAAATACTACGGCAGTGTTTACGGTAAAGACGTAACTGATAAAAAAGCCGCTAAAAGAATTAAAAAATTATCTAAAAAAGAAATAAAAAACAGGGATTTGTTTATAACTAAATTAGATAAACCTATAGTAAGAAGTTATGAGCAAACGCCTTCCTCCCAACAGCTTAGAATAGCGCTTTTTGCCGACAAAAAATTAAGCCCCGTTAAACTGCAAAGTTTTGAAATTGTAAGCAGCGGCGGGCTTACAGTTTATGACGAAAAACTTGGAGAGGTTTTTAAAAGCGGCGCAGGAATTGTTGAAACAATTTCTTTTATTCCCCAAACCGGCGGACTTATAATTAAAGACAGTTATGGAAACACTAAATTCGCCACAAAAAGAAACATCTCCTTAGTGCCTGAAAAGGGCCGCACAATACTTGTTAAAAATCCGAAAGGGAAAGACCTTTATGAGGCGGATTTCAGCGACAGGGAACTTAAAGGAGTTATAGAAGTTAACCCTTCTGAAGAAGGAATGTTAATAGTTAACACCGCCGTTTTAGAGGATGTGCTTCCCGCTCTTATGGCGCAGGGCGCGTCCTCAATGACGCGCAGGACAGAAGCAATGAAAGCGTTCGCCATTGTTTTACGCAGCCGCCTTGCTAACGCTATTTTTTCAAGAGCGGATGAGCACTATCATATTACCGATATGGAAGAAGGTATGCAGTTTTTAGGCGTTAACATGCAGTCCGATGAGGCCGTAAAAGCGGTTGAAGCCACAAGGCATGTTTATATAACAGATTCTTCGGTTGATTTTTATTCTTCCTGCTTTATATTTAATGAGGAAGGAATTTCTAACAGTGCTTCCGCTAAAAAATTCGCGTATACGCCTTCTAATATCTTTAGATATATAATTTCCAACCCGCCTTTGGATTTGCTGTCCGCGCCGCAGGATGCCACTGAATGGGCAGGAATAAAATGGGCTTATTATTATGACGTGGCCGATATACAAAGGCGCGCCAACTCCATTAAAAAAATAGGAAATATAACAGGCATTGAGGTTTCTTCGGTATCGGATAAAGGCCGTGTAAATCATTTAACAATAAAAGGTAAAAAGGATAATTTGGAAATTAAAGATTATGGTTTGATAACTTATGTTTTGGGCGCCGGTTCAACACGTTCAAACTCTTTTGTTGTAATTCCTTTTTATAAAGGCAAAAAATTTAAAAACATCCTGCTTTTAGGCGTGGATACCGGCAAAGGCAGCGGGTTTTGTCTCGCGGGAGCGGAAGGCCTTGAAAAGAAAGGGGAAACATATTTAAACATTTTAAAATATTATTATCCCGGCTCAGGTTTAGTGGCCGACACTGCGCCTGCGGAAAAAGTTTCCTCCCCAAACGGAAATAAAACTATTAATGAAGAATAG
- a CDS encoding glycosyltransferase: MKNRDNRVKILYIITRLDAGGAQKSVLYSAANLSKNKFKVFLAAGPGGVLDPFAKKLLKNKYFYINSLRQRVCFYNLFYDLVSLFQTAWLIIKIRPHIIHTNCPKAGVVGRAAAFLTAPKTKVIHTYHGLGFSVYGGIKRYLFYSKIEKYFSFITDQLVFVSNSNMQEALTLGIGNVKKNILIYPGAEFEKLKPSFDYNAKLESLRIPKGAKVILSIGNFKPLKNARDFVLVAKHVLKKIPGAYFLYAGCGGMEERKVKTLAKKSGLKNHLFFLGMRHDTRELLAVSDLYVSTSLREGMPVALLEALGAGVPAVCYEADGTAEVLINGKNGFILGQRNKEGMSDKIIEILKNDKIYFTIKQGVKSFDKNLFSAVSTVRKQEELYNKILLKNPGS, encoded by the coding sequence ATGAAGAATAGAGATAACAGAGTAAAAATTTTATATATAATTACGCGTTTGGACGCCGGCGGCGCCCAAAAAAGCGTGTTGTATTCCGCCGCCAATCTGTCTAAAAATAAATTTAAAGTTTTCTTAGCGGCAGGACCGGGCGGAGTGCTGGATCCTTTCGCAAAAAAACTTCTTAAAAATAAATATTTTTATATCAATAGCCTTAGGCAGCGCGTTTGCTTTTATAACCTTTTTTATGATTTGGTATCTTTATTTCAAACGGCCTGGCTTATAATAAAAATCAGGCCGCATATAATTCATACAAACTGTCCTAAGGCGGGTGTAGTAGGGCGAGCGGCGGCTTTTTTAACCGCTCCTAAAACAAAGGTTATACACACTTATCATGGCTTAGGTTTTAGCGTCTATGGCGGTATAAAAAGATATTTATTTTATTCTAAAATTGAAAAATATTTTTCTTTTATAACGGACCAGTTGGTTTTTGTATCAAATTCAAATATGCAAGAAGCGCTTACGCTTGGCATAGGCAACGTAAAAAAAAATATTCTTATTTATCCCGGAGCTGAGTTTGAAAAGTTAAAACCATCTTTTGATTATAATGCCAAACTTGAATCGCTGCGTATTCCTAAAGGGGCAAAGGTCATATTAAGCATAGGTAATTTTAAACCTTTAAAAAACGCCCGCGATTTTGTGCTTGTGGCTAAACATGTTTTAAAAAAAATTCCCGGAGCATATTTTCTTTACGCTGGCTGTGGAGGGATGGAAGAACGCAAAGTAAAAACGCTTGCTAAAAAATCAGGACTTAAAAATCATTTGTTTTTTTTAGGAATGCGGCATGATACCCGTGAATTGTTGGCTGTAAGCGATTTGTATGTTTCAACTTCTCTGCGTGAAGGCATGCCTGTTGCTTTGCTTGAAGCTTTGGGCGCGGGCGTGCCGGCTGTTTGTTATGAGGCTGACGGCACCGCCGAGGTTTTGATAAACGGCAAAAACGGTTTTATTTTAGGCCAGCGAAACAAAGAAGGAATGTCAGATAAAATAATTGAGATTTTAAAAAACGATAAAATTTATTTCACTATCAAACAAGGCGTAAAAAGTTTTGATAAAAATCTTTTTAGCGCGGTTTCCACCGTCAGAAAGCAAGAAGAATTGTATAATAAAATACTGCTTAAAAACCCGGGTTCTTAA